The sequence TGAAAATGGCAACTATAAACTTGGGGTTCATATCGCGGATGTTACGTACTATGTAACCGAGGATTCACCAATTGACCGTGAAGCAGAGGACCGTGCGACAAGTGTTTATCTGGTTGACCGAGTGATTCCAATGATTCCCCACCGATTATCAAACGGTATTTGCTCGCTGAATCCGAAAGTTGATCGCCTGACACTGTCATGTAATATGGAAATCACACCTGAAGGACAGGTCGTAGATCATGAAATCTACCAAAGTGTAATCAAGACGACTGAGCGAATGACGTATTTTGATGTAAACCGTATTCTCGTTGATAAAGACGAAGAAACCCGCTCACGTTACGATTCTCTTGTTCCGATGTTTGAATTGATGGAGGAACTTGCCGCTATCCTTCGTAAAAAAAGGATGGAGAGAGGCGCCATCGACTTTGATTTTAAAGAATCAAAGGTACTGGTCGATGAAGAAGGCCATCCGACAGATGTAGTTTTACGGGAGCGTTCGGTTGCTGAAAAGCTAATCGAGGAATTCATGCTTGCTGCGAACGAAACAGTGGCAGAGCATTTCCATTGGCTTGATGTACCATTCATCTATCGAATTCACGAAGATCCTAAAGAAGATAAGCTGAGAAAATTCTTTGATTTCATTACAAACTTCGGATACCTTGTCAGAGGTTCTGCAAATGGAGTACATCCACGGGCTCTGCAGGAAATCATTGAAGAGGTCCAGGGAAAACCTGAGGAAATGGTTGTATCAACTGTCATGCTTAGGTCGATGCAGCAGGCAAAATACTATCCTGAAAGCCTGGGACACTTTGGTCTTTCAACTGAGTATTACACGCACTTCACATCGCCAATCCGCCGTTATCCTGACTTAATTGTCCACCGTTTGATCCGGACTTATTTAATCGAGGGCAAACTCGATCAAGCAACGAAGGAAAAATGGAATGCGATGCTGCCGGATATTGCCGAGCATTCATCCAATATGGAACGCCGCGCGGTAGAGGCCGAACGTGAAACAGATGAGCTGAAGAAAGCTGAATACATGGAGGACAAGGTTGGAACTGAATACGATGGAATCATCAGTTCCGTTACAAACTTTGGGATGTTCGTCGAGCTTCCTAATACGATAGAAGGTCTCGTACATGTCAGCTATATGACGGATGACTATTACCGCTATGATGAACGCCACCTGGCGATGATCGGCGAGCGGACGGGAAATGTCTTCCGAATAGGCGATGAAATTACTGTCCGTGTCATCAAAGTCAACAAAGATGAACGCTCCATTGACTTTGAGATCGTCGGCATGAAGGGCACACCAAGACGTGAGCGCCCGGCACAGCCAAAGATTTTCAAGACAGGCAGCAGCGATAAAAAGCCGCGCCGCGGTAAAGAAGAAGAAGGCAAGCGAGGGGGCAGAAGTTCTGGAGGCAGAGGTTCAGGAGGCAGCAGAAACGGCTCCGGCTCAAGCTCCAGTTCAAAGCCAAAGAGCAAGAAGAAGAAATTCTTCGAGAATGCCCCAGCCGCAAAACGCAAATCGAAAAAGAGAAAATAGGCAAGACTGAGAAGAGAGCTCCTGATGAAGGGGCTCTCTGCTGTCCAATGCCTGCGCTTTTCATTGTGGGAGAGGGCTAATTTTGCTAAAATGATAAACAATAGAAGGGGGAAGTTCTTATGCCAAAAGGTGAGGGGAAAGTCGTCGCACAAAATAAAAAAGCGAACCACGACTATTTCATTGAAGAAACATATGAAGCCGGAGTTGTCCTGCAGGGAACAGAGATTAAATCGATCCGCAACGGACGGGTTCAACTAAAGGATTCCTATGCTAAAGTCCATAATGGGGAATTATTTTTATATAACCTGCACATCAGCCCATATGAACAGGGAAACCGCTATAACCATGATCCTCTTCGGACAAGGAAACTTTTGCTGCATAAGCGCCAGATCAATCAGTTGATTGGTGAGACGAAGGAAGCAGGATATGCGCTTGTGCCGTTGAAGATTTATCTGAAGAATGGCTTTGCGAAAGTTTTAATCGGTCTGGGTAAGGGTAAAAAGAACTATGACAAGCGTGAGACACTGAAGAAGAAGGAAGCAGGCCGCGATATCGAGCGTGCATTCCGTGAACGACAGAAAATGTAGGCTTGTCAGCTGAGGAAGAGTGTACCAGTTGAAAAAAGTACTCAATGTGGTATAATAATAACTGTCACCACGAGTGACACATAGCTTAATGCTCGGCTTAACCGAGTTCTCCTAACGTCTGTATCACAGATACAGCAACCTTTTATAATGGGGACGTTACGGATTCGACAGGGGTAGTTTGAGCTTAGGTGGCGAGTCGAGGGGATCGGCCTCGTTAAAACGTCAACGCCTATAACTGGCAAACAAAACAACAACTTCGCTTTCGCAGCTTAATACTGCATAGCGGTTCGCCCCTCCATCGCCCATGTGGTAGGGTAGCGGACTCACTCTAAGTGGGCTACGCCGGATTCCACCGCCTGAGGATGAAGGAAGAGAACAACCAGGCTAGCTGGCCGGCCGCCTGTCGGTAGGCAAAAGGACCAGCGAATCGCCAATATGCCGACTACACTCGTAGAAGCTTAAGTGCCAATATCTTTGGACGTGGGTTCGACTCCCACCGTCTCCACCAATACATATGTTGGTGGATTTTTATTTTTATTGTGACCTAAAGCATAACCTTTCCAGTATGGAAGGTTTATGCTTTATTTTTTTTTCGGCAATTTTATGGTTTATTATGCCTCTTTTCAATATAACCGACTAAACCCAATTTCTCGGCTTATACAATATTAAACCAGAGACGGCTATTTTCCAAAGACTTCAATACAAATTTACAGCTATATGGTAATATTTAATTAAAATAAACGGCAGGTATGTATTGTAGAGGTGAAGTGAAATGGATAAACATGAATTGACTGAGCGGGATATTTGTAGCAAATTCATTACTCCGGCAATTGTCGGTGCTGGGTGGGATCTGCACAAACAAATTCGTGAAGAGTTTCAAATTACTGATGGCCGAATTATTGTTCGAGGTAATTTGGTCGCCCGAGGAAGTAAGAAAAGGGCGGACTACGTACTCTTCCACAAGCCGAACATGCCAATAGCGGTAATTGAGGCTAAGGACAATAATCATTCGATAGGTCATGGTATACAACAAGCTATCGGTTATGGAGAAATGCTTAAGGTTCCTTTTGTTTATTCCTCCAATGGTGATGGCTTTCTTGAACATGACCGTTTATCAGGTAAAGAAAAACAAATAGGTCTAGATGAATTTCCAAGTCCTGAACAACTGTGGAAACGATATAAACAGCAAAATGAAATTGATACTGAGGAAGAAGAAGAGCTCGTTACAGAACCTTATTACTTCCAATTGGGAGACAAAACGCCTCGCTATTATCAAATGAATGCTGTCAATGAAACCATTAAGGCAATTGCTAAAGGTCAAAATCGAATAATGCTCGTTATGGCTACGGGAACAGGGAAGACATATACAGCATTTCAAATAATATATCGCCTTTGGAAGGCTAGAAAAGCAAAGCGTATTCTATTCCTTGCTGACAGAAACATACTAGTTGACCAAACGATGAATCAAGACTTTAAGCCATTTAAGAATGTAATGACAAAAATAAAAAATCGTAAGATAAACACAAGTTATGAAGTATATACAGGACTTTATCAATCCATTACAGGTCCAGAGGAGCAAGATAAAATATATAAGCAAGTTCCTCGCTCGTTCTTTGACTTAATAGTAATTGATGAGTGCCATCGAGGTTCTGCTAAGGACAATTCTCAATGGAGAGAAATTATTGAGTATTTTTCAGATGCAATTCAAGTTGGGCTAACGGCAACACCAAAAGAAACAAATGATGTTTCCAATATCGGGTACTTTGGTGAGCCAGTATATACTTATTCGTTAAAAGAAGGTATAGAAGATGGCTTCCTAGCCCCTTACAAAGTGTATCGTTATGGATTTGACAAGGATCTAATGGGTTTTAGACCCCAAAAAGGTCAACGTGATAAAGAAGGAAATATCATTGAGGACCGTATATATAACACGCTAGATTATGACAGGACATTAGTTTTAGAAAAACGAACAGAGTTAGTGGCTAAAACTATTTCTGATTTTCTTAAGCAGCATGACAGATTTATGAAAACAATTGTTTTCTGCATTGATATTGAACACGCTGAACGAATGAGACAGGCACTAGTTAATGAAAACAGCGACCTCGTTAAGGAAGATTCTCGATATGTCATGAGAATAACTGGAGATGATAACGAGGGAAAAGCACAGCTAGACAACTTTATAGACCCAAACAGCAAATATCCGACCATTGTAACTACGTCAAAATTGCTTACGACAGGTGTAGACGCAAAAACATGTAAAATAGTAGCCATTGATTCTCGTATTGAATCAATGATTGAATTTAAGCAGATTCTTGGACGTGGCACGAGGATAAATGAAAAACATAATAAATTATATTTCAATTTATTAGATTTCCGTGACGTATCATCTAAATTTGCCGACCCCGACTTCGATGGAGATCCTATTCCTGTTGTTGGCGGGGGTGGTGGTAAAGGTGGCACTGGGAATGGAGGCGGAGATGACCCTGGGAATGACCCTAAAAGAAAAGTTTTTGTAAATGATGTTGAAGTCACTTTATTACAAGAACGAGTTCAATATTATGATAAAGATGGCAAGTTGGTAACAGAATCTCTTCGAGATTATTCCAAACGGAATATTAAAGAGGAATTTGCCGATTTAAATGACTTCTTAAGACGTTGGAACTCCGAAGACCGTAAGGAAGCCATTATTGAAGAGCTAAAAGAACACGGTGTCCTGCTGGACGCACTGCGAGAAGAAACAGGCCTTCAAGATGTGGATGATTTTGACTTGATTTGCCACATAGCTTATGACATGAAACCGCTGACCAGGCAAGAGCGGGCCGAAAATATAAAGAAAAAAAATTACTTCGGTAAATACTCGGAAGTTGCCCAAAAAGTGCTAGACAATCTATTGATAAAATACATGGATGAAGGCGTTTATAATTTGGAAGATGCCAAAGTTCTCAGACTCGAACCGTTCCAAGAAATAGGTAAACCGAAAGAATTGATTCAGGCCTTTGGAGGTAGAAGTGGTTGGCATGAGGCTGTAAAGAAATTAAAAAAGGGACTTTATGATATTAGCTAAACTACAGTTGGAACATTTGTTTTAATGAACAAGTGTTCCAA comes from Mesobacillus jeotgali and encodes:
- the smpB gene encoding SsrA-binding protein SmpB, with product MPKGEGKVVAQNKKANHDYFIEETYEAGVVLQGTEIKSIRNGRVQLKDSYAKVHNGELFLYNLHISPYEQGNRYNHDPLRTRKLLLHKRQINQLIGETKEAGYALVPLKIYLKNGFAKVLIGLGKGKKNYDKRETLKKKEAGRDIERAFRERQKM
- the hsdR gene encoding EcoAI/FtnUII family type I restriction enzme subunit R; the protein is MDKHELTERDICSKFITPAIVGAGWDLHKQIREEFQITDGRIIVRGNLVARGSKKRADYVLFHKPNMPIAVIEAKDNNHSIGHGIQQAIGYGEMLKVPFVYSSNGDGFLEHDRLSGKEKQIGLDEFPSPEQLWKRYKQQNEIDTEEEEELVTEPYYFQLGDKTPRYYQMNAVNETIKAIAKGQNRIMLVMATGTGKTYTAFQIIYRLWKARKAKRILFLADRNILVDQTMNQDFKPFKNVMTKIKNRKINTSYEVYTGLYQSITGPEEQDKIYKQVPRSFFDLIVIDECHRGSAKDNSQWREIIEYFSDAIQVGLTATPKETNDVSNIGYFGEPVYTYSLKEGIEDGFLAPYKVYRYGFDKDLMGFRPQKGQRDKEGNIIEDRIYNTLDYDRTLVLEKRTELVAKTISDFLKQHDRFMKTIVFCIDIEHAERMRQALVNENSDLVKEDSRYVMRITGDDNEGKAQLDNFIDPNSKYPTIVTTSKLLTTGVDAKTCKIVAIDSRIESMIEFKQILGRGTRINEKHNKLYFNLLDFRDVSSKFADPDFDGDPIPVVGGGGGKGGTGNGGGDDPGNDPKRKVFVNDVEVTLLQERVQYYDKDGKLVTESLRDYSKRNIKEEFADLNDFLRRWNSEDRKEAIIEELKEHGVLLDALREETGLQDVDDFDLICHIAYDMKPLTRQERAENIKKKNYFGKYSEVAQKVLDNLLIKYMDEGVYNLEDAKVLRLEPFQEIGKPKELIQAFGGRSGWHEAVKKLKKGLYDIS
- the rnr gene encoding ribonuclease R → MDENVKGHIDRLLHYMKDEAYKPLTVQELESAFGIEDSSTFKDFVKALVVMEEKGLVVRTRSDRYGLPEKMNLVRGRFSAHAKGFAFVITEEQGMDDIFIPPNETSNAMNGDTVLVRVSSDSSGQRREGTVVRILERGVSQIVGTYTESKHFGFVIPDDKKFTSDIFIPKEAGMGAVEGHKVVVKLTSYPEGRKSAEGEVTAILGHKNDPGVDILSVIHKHGLPMEFPDEVMEQANNAPDQIDESEIENRRDLRNEVIVTIDGADAKDLDDAVQVTRLENGNYKLGVHIADVTYYVTEDSPIDREAEDRATSVYLVDRVIPMIPHRLSNGICSLNPKVDRLTLSCNMEITPEGQVVDHEIYQSVIKTTERMTYFDVNRILVDKDEETRSRYDSLVPMFELMEELAAILRKKRMERGAIDFDFKESKVLVDEEGHPTDVVLRERSVAEKLIEEFMLAANETVAEHFHWLDVPFIYRIHEDPKEDKLRKFFDFITNFGYLVRGSANGVHPRALQEIIEEVQGKPEEMVVSTVMLRSMQQAKYYPESLGHFGLSTEYYTHFTSPIRRYPDLIVHRLIRTYLIEGKLDQATKEKWNAMLPDIAEHSSNMERRAVEAERETDELKKAEYMEDKVGTEYDGIISSVTNFGMFVELPNTIEGLVHVSYMTDDYYRYDERHLAMIGERTGNVFRIGDEITVRVIKVNKDERSIDFEIVGMKGTPRRERPAQPKIFKTGSSDKKPRRGKEEEGKRGGRSSGGRGSGGSRNGSGSSSSSKPKSKKKKFFENAPAAKRKSKKRK